The Flexivirga oryzae genome has a segment encoding these proteins:
- a CDS encoding polysaccharide biosynthesis tyrosine autokinase codes for MDLRNYLRIFRKRWKTIAITALVVILLTQAYSLATPKKYSSSLQFFVSTSDSTDAAQLAQGSTFSQARVTSYTKLVNAPVVLDPVREKLDILSSTPLASEIVATVPVNTVLIDVTVTDKSPERAQQIAAAVGQQFPKTVQSIERVSDKTPSPVKVTMTKDATINRSPVSPKPTRNLALGLLLGLLLGFGLAILRHTLDSKVRTKDDVEELSDDLTIIGAIPFDGDAPKHPLLVQTDPHSSRAEAFRSLRTNLRFVDAANHPRTIVMTSSLAGEGKTTTTANLALVIADTGASVCLVEGDLRRPRLLEYLGMEGGVGLTDVLIDQADLTDVLQPFGKRKLAILGAGALPPNPSELLQSDAMRSTLEELHERFDYVLIDAPPLLPVTDAAVLSTVADGAVLVVGSGLVTRDQVFTALESLDAVGAKLLGVTLNRVPRSNRVAGYYDYAYGYRTRDDVPRRTGSSTKEATTAKSTDTEADLRERDAVDALGERGRNARLRTR; via the coding sequence ATGGACCTGCGTAACTACCTTCGGATCTTTCGCAAACGCTGGAAGACCATCGCGATCACTGCGTTGGTCGTCATCTTGCTTACTCAGGCCTACAGCCTGGCCACGCCGAAGAAGTACTCGTCCAGCCTGCAGTTCTTCGTGTCGACGTCCGACTCTACGGATGCGGCCCAACTTGCTCAGGGCAGCACCTTCAGTCAGGCAAGGGTGACTTCCTACACCAAGCTCGTGAACGCCCCGGTCGTGCTCGACCCGGTTCGCGAGAAACTGGACATCTTGAGCAGCACGCCACTAGCGAGCGAGATCGTCGCGACGGTACCAGTCAATACGGTCCTGATCGACGTCACAGTCACCGACAAGAGTCCGGAACGCGCACAACAGATCGCGGCGGCGGTCGGTCAGCAGTTCCCCAAGACCGTGCAGAGCATCGAGCGCGTCTCGGACAAGACTCCGAGCCCGGTCAAGGTGACCATGACCAAGGACGCCACGATCAACCGTTCGCCGGTCAGCCCGAAGCCGACACGCAACCTCGCGTTGGGTTTGCTCCTGGGACTCCTGCTCGGATTTGGACTCGCGATACTCCGCCACACGCTCGACAGCAAGGTGCGCACCAAAGATGACGTCGAGGAGCTCTCCGACGACCTAACCATCATCGGCGCGATTCCTTTCGACGGTGATGCCCCGAAGCACCCCCTATTGGTCCAGACCGACCCGCATTCGTCGCGCGCTGAAGCCTTCCGCTCCTTGCGTACAAATCTGCGCTTCGTTGACGCGGCAAACCATCCCCGGACCATTGTGATGACCTCGTCCCTAGCTGGGGAGGGCAAGACGACCACGACCGCGAACCTGGCCTTGGTCATCGCCGACACGGGCGCGAGTGTGTGCCTGGTTGAGGGTGACCTGCGGCGCCCCCGATTGCTGGAATACCTCGGCATGGAAGGCGGAGTAGGCCTCACCGACGTACTCATCGACCAGGCGGACCTGACCGACGTGCTACAACCTTTCGGCAAGCGCAAACTTGCAATCCTCGGAGCAGGTGCGCTGCCGCCGAACCCTAGTGAGTTGCTTCAGTCGGATGCCATGCGCTCGACTCTGGAAGAGCTGCATGAGCGTTTCGACTACGTACTCATCGATGCCCCACCGCTGCTACCCGTGACCGACGCTGCCGTGCTGAGCACGGTCGCGGACGGTGCGGTGCTCGTCGTCGGCAGTGGCCTCGTAACACGCGATCAGGTCTTCACCGCACTCGAGTCTCTCGACGCGGTCGGCGCAAAACTGCTAGGCGTGACGCTCAATCGTGTTCCTCGCAGCAACCGCGTGGCCGGCTATTACGACTATGCATACGGCTATCGCACCCGCGACGACGTGCCGCGTCGTACAGGCTCCTCAACCAAAGAGGCGACTACCGCCAAATCTACGGATACAGAAGCCGACCTCCGAGAGCGAGACGCTGTAGACGCGCTGGGCGAAAGGGGCCGCAATGCCCGGCTTAGAACACGCTGA
- a CDS encoding helix-turn-helix domain-containing protein: MSDKQAAAAGPSRGFLRGNERLARLRERPGAAQRVGEIRSQMRDMNRIYAKSLADIRKAAGRTQVDVAERLGVGQSVVSRTERSDDMLLSTFGSYLAATGADSASIVVHVNGVDVELDLLGTPGGEEGAARRG, from the coding sequence ATGAGTGACAAGCAGGCTGCCGCAGCCGGCCCCAGCCGTGGTTTCCTACGCGGAAACGAGCGCCTCGCCAGGCTTCGGGAGCGACCCGGCGCAGCGCAGCGAGTGGGTGAAATCCGAAGTCAGATGCGCGATATGAACCGCATCTATGCCAAGAGCCTGGCCGATATCCGCAAAGCAGCCGGTCGCACCCAGGTCGACGTTGCCGAGCGCCTGGGCGTCGGTCAGAGCGTCGTCTCGCGGACCGAGCGCAGCGACGACATGCTCCTGTCGACGTTTGGCAGCTACCTGGCGGCGACGGGCGCGGACTCGGCTAGCATCGTCGTCCACGTCAACGGTGTGGATGTCGAGTTGGACCTTCTGGGAACGCCAGGCGGCGAGGAGGGAGCGGCGCGAAGAGGATGA
- a CDS encoding multifunctional oxoglutarate decarboxylase/oxoglutarate dehydrogenase thiamine pyrophosphate-binding subunit/dihydrolipoyllysine-residue succinyltransferase subunit, with amino-acid sequence MRVSSQSPDPLATFGPNEWLVDELYEQYKQDKNSVDKAWWSFFEDYRPSTTPVGNGQTTSTPATADAAPAATPAAPAAQSAPATKPAAPATPAAPEPPKGAARQAPKEAPRPDPKDWELSEGKVIARDASAPKVPEVGPAEDQSVPLKGVAARIVSNMETSLTVPTATSVRAVPAKLLIDNRIVINNHLSRSRGGKVSFTHIIGYAIIRALKLVPEMNYALGEDEKGKPTLIKPGHVGFGLAIDLQKEDGSRTLVVPSVKGAEEMDFAQFWAAYEEMVRKARSNKLTLDDYAGTTISLTNPGGIGTVHSIPRLMKGAGAIIGVGALEYPAEWQGASVDTLNKNAVSKIITLTSTYDHRVIQGAVSGEFLRVVHQLLLGEDGFYDDIFQSLKIPYEPIRWVQDIEAGHDDDINKVARVQELIHAYRVRGHLMADIDPLEYKQRAHTDLEVTTHGLTLWDLDRTFPTGGFGGKPFLKLREILGILRDAYCRSIGIEYMHIQDPEQRAWIQSKVEKGYEKQSSAEQLRILRRLNAAEAFETFLQTKYVGQKRFSLEGGESVIAMLDRIISEAADNDMDEVCIGMPHRGRLNVLANIAGKSYGQIFREFEDNPRPKSVQGSGDVKYHLGTEGTFTSDAGNSTSVYLAANPSHLEAVDAVLEGIARAKQDRINLAGAAFTVLPILMHGDAAFAGQGIVAETLNLSQLRGYRTGGTIHIVVNNQVGFTTAPSQSRSSTYSTDVARMVQAPIFHVNGDDPEACVGVAELAFEYRQKFNRDVVIDMVCYRRRGHNEGDDPSMTQPMMYKLIESKRSVRKLYTEALIGRGDITPDEAEAALKDYQAQLERVFTETKAAKQEASAPAADSSVGTDAEGHGGLERPSAQEADDSRADGSYLDTAISSDELLRIGKTWVSPPDGFTVHPKLAKLMERRADMTTSGGIDWAMGELLAFGSLLMEGTPVRLAGQDSRRGTFVQRHSVLIDHTNGNEWTPLRYLSPDQAWFWVYDSLLSEYAAMGFEYGYSVERPDALVLWEAQFGDFADGAQTIIDEFISSGEQKWAQRSSVVLLLPHGYEGQGADHSSARIERYLQLFAEDNMTVAYPSTPASYFHLLRRQAAARPRKPLIVFTPKQLLRVKAATSSTEDFTSGRFQPVLADQAQLNNTEVTRVLLASSRVVYDLEAERTKRGDQQTAIVRVEQLAPIPAQEIATELAKYPNAEVVWVQDEPRNQGAWPFMALNLPELLAPLGETRPLRLVSRAASAAPATGSHKRHDEQREQLLSESFNR; translated from the coding sequence ATTCGCGTGTCATCCCAGTCGCCTGACCCCCTCGCGACATTCGGACCCAATGAATGGCTCGTTGACGAGCTCTACGAGCAGTACAAACAGGACAAGAACTCCGTCGACAAGGCGTGGTGGAGCTTCTTCGAGGATTACCGGCCCAGCACCACGCCCGTCGGCAACGGCCAGACGACGAGCACCCCCGCCACGGCGGACGCGGCCCCCGCCGCGACACCGGCGGCCCCCGCAGCACAGAGCGCCCCGGCCACCAAGCCTGCGGCCCCCGCCACGCCCGCCGCCCCCGAGCCGCCCAAGGGCGCCGCCCGGCAGGCGCCCAAGGAGGCACCGCGCCCCGACCCCAAGGACTGGGAGCTGTCCGAGGGCAAGGTCATCGCGCGCGACGCGTCCGCACCGAAGGTGCCGGAGGTCGGCCCCGCCGAGGACCAGAGCGTGCCGCTCAAGGGCGTCGCCGCCCGCATCGTCTCCAACATGGAGACCAGCCTCACGGTCCCGACCGCGACCAGCGTGCGCGCGGTCCCGGCCAAGCTGCTGATCGACAACCGCATCGTCATCAACAACCACCTGTCCCGCAGCCGTGGTGGCAAGGTCAGCTTCACCCACATCATCGGTTACGCCATCATCCGGGCGCTCAAGCTGGTGCCGGAGATGAACTACGCGCTCGGCGAGGACGAGAAGGGCAAGCCGACCCTCATCAAGCCCGGCCACGTCGGCTTCGGCCTGGCGATCGACCTGCAGAAGGAAGACGGGTCGCGCACCCTCGTCGTGCCCAGCGTCAAGGGCGCCGAGGAGATGGACTTCGCGCAGTTCTGGGCGGCATACGAGGAGATGGTCCGCAAGGCGCGCAGCAACAAGCTGACCCTCGACGACTACGCCGGCACCACGATCAGCCTCACCAACCCGGGCGGCATCGGCACGGTGCACTCGATCCCGCGCCTGATGAAGGGCGCCGGGGCAATCATCGGCGTCGGCGCGCTCGAATACCCGGCCGAGTGGCAGGGCGCGAGCGTCGACACGCTCAACAAGAACGCCGTCAGCAAGATCATCACGCTGACCTCGACCTACGACCACCGCGTCATCCAGGGCGCCGTCTCGGGCGAGTTCCTGCGCGTGGTGCACCAGTTGCTGCTCGGCGAGGACGGCTTCTACGACGACATCTTCCAGTCGCTGAAGATCCCCTACGAGCCGATCCGCTGGGTGCAGGACATCGAGGCGGGCCACGACGACGACATCAACAAGGTGGCGCGCGTCCAGGAGCTGATCCACGCCTACCGGGTGCGCGGTCACCTGATGGCCGACATCGACCCGCTCGAATACAAGCAGCGGGCGCACACCGACCTCGAGGTCACCACCCACGGCCTGACGCTGTGGGACCTGGACCGCACCTTCCCGACCGGCGGTTTCGGCGGCAAGCCGTTCCTGAAGCTGCGCGAGATCCTCGGGATCCTGCGCGACGCCTACTGCCGCTCGATCGGCATCGAATACATGCACATCCAGGACCCGGAGCAGCGGGCGTGGATCCAGAGCAAGGTCGAGAAGGGCTACGAGAAGCAGTCCAGCGCCGAGCAGCTGCGCATCCTGCGCCGGCTCAACGCCGCTGAGGCGTTCGAGACCTTCCTGCAGACGAAGTATGTCGGGCAGAAGCGTTTCTCGCTGGAGGGCGGCGAGTCGGTCATCGCGATGCTCGACCGCATCATCTCCGAGGCCGCCGACAACGACATGGACGAGGTCTGCATCGGTATGCCGCACCGCGGCCGCCTCAACGTGCTGGCCAACATCGCCGGCAAGTCCTACGGGCAGATCTTCCGGGAGTTCGAGGACAACCCGCGGCCGAAGTCGGTGCAGGGTTCGGGCGACGTGAAGTACCACCTGGGCACGGAGGGCACCTTCACCTCCGACGCGGGCAACAGCACGAGCGTCTACCTCGCCGCCAACCCCTCGCACCTGGAGGCGGTCGACGCGGTGCTCGAGGGCATCGCCCGCGCCAAGCAGGACCGCATCAACCTGGCCGGTGCGGCGTTCACCGTGCTGCCGATCCTGATGCACGGTGACGCGGCGTTCGCCGGCCAGGGCATTGTCGCCGAGACGCTCAACCTGTCCCAGCTGCGCGGTTACCGCACCGGCGGCACGATCCACATCGTGGTCAACAACCAGGTGGGCTTCACCACGGCGCCGTCGCAGAGCCGCAGCTCGACATACAGCACCGACGTCGCGCGGATGGTGCAGGCGCCGATCTTCCACGTCAACGGGGACGACCCGGAGGCGTGCGTCGGTGTCGCGGAGCTGGCATTCGAATACCGCCAGAAGTTCAACCGCGACGTCGTCATCGACATGGTGTGCTACCGCCGCCGTGGCCACAACGAGGGCGACGACCCGTCGATGACGCAGCCGATGATGTACAAGCTAATCGAGTCCAAGCGCAGCGTCCGCAAGCTCTACACCGAGGCCCTTATCGGCCGCGGCGACATCACCCCGGACGAGGCCGAGGCCGCGCTGAAGGACTATCAGGCGCAACTGGAGCGGGTCTTCACCGAGACCAAGGCGGCCAAGCAGGAGGCCTCCGCACCGGCGGCGGACAGCTCAGTCGGCACCGACGCCGAGGGTCACGGCGGCCTGGAGCGCCCGTCGGCGCAGGAGGCGGACGACTCCCGGGCGGACGGCAGCTACCTGGACACCGCGATCAGCAGCGACGAGTTGCTGCGGATCGGCAAGACGTGGGTGAGCCCGCCCGACGGCTTCACCGTCCACCCGAAGCTCGCCAAGCTGATGGAGCGGCGCGCGGACATGACTACCAGCGGCGGCATCGACTGGGCGATGGGCGAGCTGCTCGCGTTCGGTTCGCTGCTGATGGAGGGCACCCCGGTGCGCCTCGCCGGGCAGGACAGCCGCCGCGGCACGTTCGTGCAGCGCCACTCGGTGCTGATCGACCACACCAACGGCAACGAGTGGACGCCGCTGCGTTACCTGTCGCCGGACCAGGCGTGGTTCTGGGTCTACGACTCGTTGCTGAGCGAGTATGCCGCGATGGGCTTCGAGTACGGCTACTCGGTGGAGCGGCCGGACGCGCTGGTGCTGTGGGAGGCGCAGTTCGGCGACTTCGCCGACGGCGCGCAGACGATCATCGACGAGTTCATCAGCTCCGGTGAGCAGAAGTGGGCGCAGCGCTCCTCCGTGGTGCTGCTGCTCCCCCACGGCTACGAGGGCCAGGGCGCCGACCACTCGTCGGCGCGCATCGAGCGCTACCTGCAGTTGTTCGCCGAGGACAACATGACGGTCGCCTACCCGTCGACGCCGGCGTCGTACTTCCACCTGCTGCGTCGCCAGGCAGCGGCTCGCCCGCGCAAGCCGCTGATCGTCTTCACACCGAAGCAACTGCTGCGGGTGAAGGCCGCAACTTCCAGCACGGAGGACTTCACCAGCGGACGCTTCCAGCCGGTGCTCGCCGACCAGGCGCAGCTGAACAACACCGAGGTCACCCGGGTGCTGCTGGCGTCCTCGCGTGTCGTCTACGACCTGGAGGCCGAGCGCACCAAGCGCGGCGACCAGCAGACGGCCATCGTGCGCGTCGAGCAGCTCGCCCCGATCCCGGCGCAGGAGATCGCGACCGAGCTGGCGAAGTACCCGAACGCCGAGGTCGTCTGGGTGCAGGACGAGCCGCGCAACCAGGGTGCCTGGCCGTTCATGGCGCTGAACCTGCCCGAGTTGCTCGCACCGCTGGGCGAGACCCGCCCGCTGCGGCTGGTGTCGCGTGCGGCGTCCGCGGCCCCGGCCACCGGCTCGCACAAGCGCCACGACGAGCAGCGCGAACAACTGCTGAGCGAGTCCTTCAACCGCTGA
- a CDS encoding DUF4097 family beta strand repeat-containing protein gives MAQQWEISDPKLLDVGGEGERVAALTVALIGGHVDVVTHTDSGAASVEVQEVVGPPLKVTWDGHKLEISHVKSEGSSMWETIKGLGSGSGHVRARVSVSIPNDAKTSINTVNAGAVVSGIHANSSLNTVSGDVAADDLDGRIEINGVSGTFEGRNLRGRLEANTVSGAMTVHHSALDPIELNGVSGDITLDLTDFRTRVESNTVSGDVTVRVPQGGGYRVKVSTMSGAAIVDGMKLGGKWHRGGEARDGDESLRISANSMSGDVVVLRAAPAAGPDLSKDPS, from the coding sequence ATGGCGCAGCAGTGGGAGATCAGCGACCCGAAGTTGCTCGACGTGGGTGGCGAGGGCGAGCGTGTCGCCGCGCTGACCGTCGCGCTGATCGGGGGGCACGTCGACGTGGTCACCCACACCGACTCAGGTGCTGCCAGCGTGGAGGTTCAAGAGGTCGTCGGGCCGCCGCTGAAGGTCACCTGGGACGGGCACAAGCTCGAGATCAGCCACGTCAAGTCCGAGGGATCGAGCATGTGGGAGACGATCAAGGGCCTCGGCAGCGGCTCCGGACACGTGCGCGCCCGGGTGTCGGTCTCCATCCCGAACGACGCCAAGACCAGCATCAACACGGTGAATGCCGGAGCGGTCGTGAGCGGCATACATGCCAACTCCTCGCTCAACACCGTCAGCGGTGATGTGGCGGCCGACGACCTCGACGGCCGCATCGAGATCAACGGCGTGTCAGGCACGTTCGAGGGGCGCAACCTGCGTGGGCGGCTCGAGGCCAACACCGTCTCCGGGGCGATGACCGTGCATCACAGCGCCCTCGACCCGATCGAGCTGAACGGCGTCTCCGGTGACATCACGCTCGACCTGACCGACTTCCGGACGCGGGTGGAGTCCAACACGGTGTCCGGTGACGTGACGGTGCGGGTGCCGCAGGGCGGCGGCTACCGGGTGAAGGTGTCGACGATGTCCGGCGCGGCCATCGTCGACGGCATGAAGCTGGGCGGTAAGTGGCACCGCGGGGGAGAGGCGCGTGACGGCGACGAGTCGTTGCGGATCTCGGCGAACTCCATGTCCGGCGACGTCGTGGTGTTGCGGGCGGCGCCCGCGGCCGGACCGGACCTGTCCAAGGATCCGTCATGA
- a CDS encoding GDSL-type esterase/lipase family protein, whose product MSHVTNHHEGSEPEFSPTARFHVAEGDRRIGLCFVGDSFVAGFGDPKALGWVSRVVARTPHSGIDLSTYNLGIRGQSSTDVLARWQKECEPRWEQANERRLVVGVGLNDIAQGLTTARSRLNLANILDDASSSAISTYVVGPAPTVDTETNERLEILVDAQADVCSRRGITYVDCFRPLLGHDQWHTDLAAGDGMHPGQAGYGLIAWLVLNGGWQSWLQLDG is encoded by the coding sequence ATGTCCCACGTGACCAACCACCACGAAGGCAGCGAACCCGAGTTCAGCCCCACCGCTCGCTTTCACGTCGCCGAGGGTGACCGTCGCATCGGCCTGTGCTTCGTGGGCGACTCCTTCGTCGCCGGGTTCGGGGACCCCAAGGCGCTCGGCTGGGTCTCCCGCGTGGTCGCGCGCACCCCGCACTCCGGGATCGACCTGTCCACCTACAACCTCGGCATCCGCGGCCAGAGCTCCACGGACGTGCTGGCTCGCTGGCAGAAGGAGTGCGAGCCCCGTTGGGAGCAGGCGAACGAGCGCCGCCTCGTCGTCGGCGTCGGTCTCAACGACATCGCGCAGGGCCTCACCACGGCGCGCTCCCGGCTCAACCTGGCCAACATCCTCGACGACGCCTCGTCGTCGGCCATCTCGACGTATGTCGTGGGCCCCGCCCCGACCGTCGACACCGAGACCAACGAGCGCCTGGAGATCCTCGTCGACGCGCAGGCCGACGTGTGCTCCCGTCGTGGCATCACGTATGTCGACTGCTTCCGCCCGCTGCTCGGCCACGATCAGTGGCACACGGACCTGGCCGCCGGCGACGGGATGCACCCCGGACAGGCCGGTTACGGCCTGATCGCCTGGCTGGTCCTCAACGGCGGCTGGCAGAGCTGGCTGCAGCTCGACGGCTGA
- a CDS encoding PadR family transcriptional regulator, producing MSPVFAHGQLRLYLLALLAEGPHHGYEIMRDLEQRFNGLYTPSAGTVYPRLAKLEEEGLVRRSDDGRKATYTLTDAGRAEVEARQDDLGDLKVDLDRSVSQLADEVRSRVKGEAADLRAELKAAAQEARRAARPVSSAPPRGGHDDFERAINQLRETTRKVVRAKKTTEAVRDEVLRIVQEAQRQVDRLR from the coding sequence ATGAGTCCCGTTTTTGCGCACGGTCAGCTGCGGCTCTACCTGCTCGCGCTGCTCGCCGAGGGGCCGCATCACGGCTACGAGATCATGCGCGATCTCGAGCAGCGGTTCAACGGGCTCTACACGCCCAGCGCCGGCACGGTGTATCCGCGACTGGCGAAGCTGGAGGAGGAGGGGCTGGTCCGCCGCAGCGACGACGGGCGGAAGGCGACATACACCCTCACTGACGCGGGGCGGGCCGAGGTGGAGGCGCGGCAGGACGACCTGGGCGACCTCAAGGTCGACCTCGACCGGTCGGTCAGCCAGCTCGCCGATGAGGTGCGCTCGCGGGTGAAGGGGGAGGCTGCGGACCTGCGTGCGGAGCTGAAGGCGGCTGCGCAGGAGGCGCGTCGGGCGGCGCGGCCGGTGTCGAGTGCGCCGCCGCGCGGCGGGCACGACGACTTCGAACGCGCCATCAACCAGTTGCGGGAGACGACGCGCAAGGTCGTGCGTGCGAAGAAAACGACCGAGGCGGTCCGTGACGAGGTGTTGCGGATCGTGCAGGAGGCGCAGCGGCAGGTGGACCGGCTGCGGTAG
- a CDS encoding DUF6104 family protein, whose translation MYFTDRGIEELAERRGDEEVTLGWLSDQLRTFVDLNPDFETPVERLATWLARLDDEDE comes from the coding sequence GTGTATTTCACCGACCGAGGCATCGAAGAGCTCGCCGAGCGCCGTGGCGACGAGGAAGTCACCCTTGGCTGGTTGTCCGATCAGTTACGCACCTTCGTCGACCTGAACCCCGACTTCGAGACCCCTGTGGAGCGACTCGCGACCTGGCTTGCCCGTCTCGACGACGAGGATGAGTGA
- a CDS encoding hemolysin family protein — MVEWLLVLAGVVLTVGTALFVAAEFSLVALDRPTVQRAVDEGDGRAGPVLAALRRLSTQLSAAQVGITITTLVLGYLVEPSLGSLLEGPLESMGVSEGASAAVATLVALVIASLFSMIFGELIPQFLGISAPLPVAKVIARPVRIFATVTRPLIVILNGSANAVLRMLGIEPQEELSAARTPQELASMVRRSAEAGTLEEGTARLLTRSLDFGERTAADVMSPRVRCAYVERDATATDVVDLARNTGHSRFPVLGNDWDDVVGVVHVKKAIAVPQDRREDVPVTALMIRPVLVPETMRLDPLLLLLREGGFQLAIVIDEYGGTSGVVTLEDVIEEIVGEVSDEHDPRVDASRLLPDGSWTVPGLWRPDEVHDRIGAVIPEGAYYETVGGFVMSAVGRVPQVGDEVALDGWTLRVVAMDGRRVDRVRIAPVIQPAEEVAE, encoded by the coding sequence TTGGTGGAATGGCTTCTCGTCCTCGCCGGGGTTGTGCTGACCGTCGGCACAGCGCTGTTCGTCGCTGCCGAATTCAGTCTGGTCGCGCTCGACCGGCCGACGGTGCAGCGTGCGGTCGACGAGGGGGACGGCCGGGCCGGGCCGGTGCTGGCCGCGCTGCGCCGCTTGTCGACCCAGTTGTCGGCGGCGCAGGTCGGCATCACGATCACCACGCTGGTGCTCGGTTATCTGGTCGAACCGTCCCTCGGTTCACTGCTCGAAGGTCCGCTGGAATCGATGGGCGTCTCCGAGGGGGCGTCGGCGGCCGTCGCGACACTGGTGGCGTTGGTCATCGCGTCGCTGTTCTCGATGATCTTCGGCGAGCTGATCCCGCAGTTCCTCGGCATCTCCGCACCGCTGCCGGTGGCCAAGGTCATCGCCCGGCCGGTGCGGATCTTCGCCACGGTCACCAGGCCGCTCATCGTCATCCTCAACGGGTCGGCCAACGCCGTGCTGCGGATGCTCGGCATCGAACCGCAGGAGGAGCTGAGCGCAGCGCGGACGCCGCAGGAGCTGGCGTCGATGGTGCGCCGGTCCGCCGAGGCCGGGACCTTGGAGGAGGGCACCGCCCGGCTGCTCACCCGGTCACTGGACTTCGGCGAGCGCACCGCCGCCGACGTGATGAGCCCCCGCGTGCGGTGTGCGTATGTCGAACGCGACGCGACTGCCACCGACGTCGTGGACCTCGCGCGGAACACCGGGCATTCGCGCTTCCCGGTGCTCGGCAACGACTGGGACGACGTCGTCGGCGTGGTCCACGTCAAGAAGGCCATCGCGGTGCCGCAGGACCGCCGGGAGGACGTCCCGGTGACCGCGCTGATGATCAGGCCGGTGCTGGTGCCCGAGACGATGCGGCTGGACCCGCTGCTGCTGTTGCTGCGCGAGGGCGGCTTCCAGCTGGCGATCGTCATCGACGAATACGGCGGCACCTCAGGCGTTGTCACGCTCGAGGACGTGATCGAGGAGATCGTCGGCGAGGTGAGCGACGAGCACGACCCGCGCGTCGACGCCAGCCGACTGCTGCCGGACGGGTCCTGGACCGTGCCCGGCCTGTGGCGACCCGACGAGGTGCACGACCGCATCGGGGCGGTCATCCCCGAAGGTGCCTACTACGAGACCGTGGGTGGGTTCGTCATGTCGGCGGTCGGTCGCGTACCGCAGGTCGGTGACGAGGTCGCACTCGACGGCTGGACACTGCGGGTGGTCGCCATGGACGGACGACGCGTCGACCGGGTGCGGATAGCGCCCGTCATACAGCCGGCGGAGGAGGTTGCCGAATGA
- a CDS encoding twitching motility protein PilT, producing MSGLTYDTGALIAAEANDRLLWSLHSAALTHGIVPTVPAGVLGEVWRGGPQHNLSRALKGCRIEPLVESRARAIGVLAASSGLDDTVDLAVTEGALRRGDAVVTSNRSDIELAAGGQRIVIHDV from the coding sequence GTGAGCGGACTGACCTACGACACCGGCGCGCTCATCGCCGCCGAAGCGAACGATCGGCTGCTCTGGTCGCTCCACTCCGCGGCGCTGACCCACGGCATCGTGCCGACAGTTCCTGCAGGGGTGCTCGGTGAGGTGTGGCGCGGCGGCCCGCAGCATAATCTGTCACGAGCGCTGAAGGGTTGTCGGATCGAACCACTGGTCGAGTCACGGGCCCGCGCGATCGGCGTATTGGCCGCGAGTTCCGGCCTCGACGACACCGTTGACCTCGCGGTCACCGAGGGCGCCTTGCGACGAGGGGACGCAGTCGTCACCTCCAACCGGAGCGACATCGAGCTGGCGGCAGGTGGGCAGCGAATCGTCATACATGACGTGTGA